One part of the Lytechinus pictus isolate F3 Inbred chromosome 3, Lp3.0, whole genome shotgun sequence genome encodes these proteins:
- the LOC129256146 gene encoding glutathione S-transferase omega-1-like has protein sequence MPAEHHFKTGETLPALKPGVLRLYSMAFCPYAERTRLVLAAKDIDYELVNVNTYKKPEWYFDKNPDGLVPTLELDDKLIQESLVTCEYLDEAYPDTPMYPADAYLKARDKLFIQRFGNSIPAFYRSAKEKGKNEELRTTLLKHMNSIEDELQNRGTPFFFGSSPGMVDYAIWPFIYRIPSSMALGSGGLPESLVLLHQWIDRMRKHEIIAPRIMEDEALVEFSTHYRTPGSRFDEIQTKSVK, from the exons ATGCCAGCAGAACATCATTTCAAAACAG GAGAGACTCTGCCAGCCCTAAAGCCAGGGGTTCTTCGTCTCTACAGTATGGCCTTTTGTCCTTATGCTGAGAGGACAAGATTGGTATTGGCAGCAAAGGATATTGA CTATGAGTTGGTGAACGTGAACACATACAAGAAGCCAGAGTGGTACTTTGACAAGAACCCTGATGGTCTGGTCCCAACTCTAGAATTGGATGACAAACTGATCCAGGAATCGCTTGTCACCTGTGAGTATCTAGATGAGGCTTACCCAGACACCCCTATGTACCCAGCAGATGCTTACCTCAAAGCCAGGGATAAATTATTCATTCAGAGATTTGGAAAT TCCATTCCAGCCTTTTATCGCTCAgcaaaagagaagggaaagaatgaAGAGTTAAGAACTACACTACTCAAACATATGAACTCGATTGAAGATGAGCTGCAGAACAGGGGAACACCCTTTTTCTTTG GTTCTTCACCAGGTATGGTTGACTATGCTATCTGGCCATTCATCTATCGAATCCCTTCCTCTATGGCTCTTGGATCCGGTGGTCTTCCAGAATCATTGGTTTTATTGCATCAGTGGATAGATCGAATGCGTAAACATGAAATTATAGCTCCTAGAATAATGGAAGATGAAGCTTTGGTTGAATTCAGCACTCATTACCGTACACCTGGGAGTAGATTTGATGAGATTCAAACCAAATCTGTCAAGTAA